A single genomic interval of Cupriavidus sp. MP-37 harbors:
- a CDS encoding lipopolysaccharide biosynthesis protein: MRRMLSALGAVCEQAAYTAVQFGINVALARSMDVAGYGLVAVVLSLVVFINIFYVSFLHEPALIEGIKLRVRFSLEVAVLTVFPVVAGSILYLYGHGLSTSACAAAAVLFASYTAYWVLRTVGAKTRGYAGLLLCHTLIGGGVAMIGLASGTQPAPAAMLMLAAAILLPTLVAAATLRRRGRIEFIPGRPESPRQWLGFGASSASAQLMSWLVGPGLVVLLGSLGHFADSAKFRILLTVLLPAQYVLMALGYHLMPKFAASFRQDDTPTLARNAAGFVLGGVVLSGALSVLLLWFGDQLVVMLFGAAYGDLDVRFFSLFPIVFAVVMCLRTLLKSFGMARAIFVAAGIGLLAGIALGAWRYPRLDYLVAAQIMLVSFLVIALFQTGALAMGVLRRHVAA, encoded by the coding sequence ATGCGCCGCATGCTGTCGGCGCTGGGCGCGGTATGCGAGCAGGCCGCGTATACAGCGGTGCAGTTCGGCATCAACGTGGCACTGGCCCGCTCGATGGACGTGGCGGGCTATGGGCTGGTCGCGGTGGTGCTGTCGCTGGTGGTGTTTATCAACATCTTCTATGTCTCGTTCCTGCACGAGCCGGCGCTGATCGAGGGGATCAAGCTGCGCGTGCGCTTCTCGCTCGAGGTCGCGGTGCTGACGGTGTTTCCGGTCGTGGCCGGGTCCATCCTCTACCTGTACGGGCATGGCCTGAGCACGTCGGCCTGCGCGGCGGCGGCAGTGCTGTTTGCCAGCTACACCGCCTACTGGGTGCTCAGGACCGTGGGCGCGAAGACGCGGGGTTATGCCGGGCTGCTGCTCTGCCACACGCTGATCGGCGGCGGCGTGGCCATGATCGGCCTCGCCTCCGGCACGCAGCCTGCGCCCGCGGCGATGCTGATGCTTGCCGCCGCAATCCTGCTGCCGACCCTGGTCGCCGCCGCCACGCTGCGCCGCCGCGGGCGCATCGAATTCATCCCGGGCCGGCCGGAGTCGCCGCGCCAGTGGCTGGGATTCGGCGCCAGCTCGGCCAGCGCGCAGCTGATGAGCTGGCTGGTCGGGCCGGGACTGGTGGTGCTGCTCGGCTCGCTCGGGCACTTTGCCGATTCGGCCAAGTTCCGCATCCTGCTTACGGTGCTGCTGCCGGCCCAATATGTCCTGATGGCGCTGGGCTACCACCTGATGCCGAAATTTGCCGCGTCGTTCAGGCAGGACGACACGCCCACGCTGGCCCGCAACGCGGCCGGGTTCGTGCTGGGCGGCGTGGTGTTGTCCGGCGCGCTGAGCGTGCTGCTGCTGTGGTTTGGCGACCAGCTTGTCGTCATGCTGTTCGGCGCGGCGTATGGAGATCTCGACGTGCGCTTCTTTTCGCTGTTTCCGATCGTGTTTGCGGTGGTGATGTGCCTGCGCACCTTGCTGAAATCCTTCGGCATGGCGCGCGCGATCTTCGTTGCAGCGGGCATCGGCCTGCTGGCCGGCATCGCGCTGGGGGCATGGCGCTATCCGCGGCTCGACTATCTCGTGGCGGCGCAGATCATGCTGGTGTCGTTCCTCGTCATCGCGCTGTTCCAGACCGGTGCGCTCGCCATGGGCGTACTGCGCAGGCATGTCGCCGCATAG
- a CDS encoding polysaccharide pyruvyl transferase family protein: MKHIVICAVPYSDNLGDAVIAETLGHLIRQAVPDCRVSFLDIAGRTRLGEHSLKKGRLMRLFSRLPGWARVPVLTAAIWLKYRRQWRTRWQQQLADADMVVVGGGQLLCDVDLNFPLKLYLLARCLGTNAKVALVSVGVAAGWSRLGRYLVSRFFGLAAPQYVSVRDESSRRNIVGLGAGEACDVAIIPDPAILSSALYAQPGLEKRWDVGICVSDVEALHYNADLVSVSEQGGGLGMFVELVHKLRQGGQRVVLFTNGAEEDNLAAAAVRSRLEAQALEGVDYMLPTSPAELASVIAGCHSMVGHRMHANIIAFSFGVPSVGIVWDTKVASFFKLSGRGDFAVRQNACADDVIERLAYARSLGGAQFKRSARLGRDITENLALLFRQQLAVPAAPVPRQAAASLEGAP; this comes from the coding sequence ATGAAGCACATCGTCATATGCGCGGTGCCGTACAGTGACAACCTCGGCGATGCGGTGATCGCCGAAACGCTGGGCCACCTGATCCGCCAGGCCGTGCCGGATTGCCGGGTCAGTTTCCTCGACATCGCCGGGCGCACCCGGCTGGGGGAACACTCGCTGAAGAAGGGGCGCCTGATGCGGCTGTTCTCGCGGCTGCCTGGCTGGGCCCGGGTGCCGGTGCTGACCGCTGCCATCTGGCTGAAATACCGGCGGCAATGGCGCACCCGCTGGCAGCAGCAGCTGGCCGATGCGGATATGGTGGTGGTCGGCGGCGGCCAGCTGCTGTGCGACGTGGACCTGAATTTCCCGCTGAAGCTGTACTTGTTGGCGCGCTGCCTTGGCACCAACGCAAAGGTCGCGCTGGTATCGGTGGGCGTGGCGGCCGGCTGGTCGCGGCTGGGGCGCTACCTGGTGTCCCGCTTCTTCGGGCTGGCTGCACCGCAATATGTCTCGGTGCGGGATGAAAGCTCGCGGCGCAATATCGTCGGCCTCGGCGCGGGCGAGGCTTGCGACGTCGCCATCATTCCCGATCCTGCCATCCTGAGCTCGGCGCTGTACGCGCAGCCCGGGCTGGAAAAGCGCTGGGACGTGGGGATCTGTGTCTCGGACGTCGAAGCGCTGCACTACAACGCGGACCTCGTCAGCGTATCGGAGCAGGGCGGGGGACTGGGCATGTTCGTGGAACTGGTGCACAAGCTGCGGCAGGGCGGACAGCGCGTGGTGCTGTTCACCAACGGCGCCGAGGAAGACAACCTTGCCGCGGCAGCGGTCAGGAGCAGGCTGGAGGCGCAGGCCTTGGAGGGCGTGGACTACATGCTGCCCACATCCCCGGCGGAGCTGGCGTCGGTCATCGCCGGATGCCACAGCATGGTCGGGCACCGGATGCACGCCAACATCATCGCCTTCAGCTTCGGCGTGCCTTCCGTCGGCATCGTCTGGGACACCAAGGTCGCGTCGTTCTTCAAGCTGAGCGGGCGCGGCGATTTCGCGGTGCGGCAGAACGCCTGCGCCGACGACGTGATCGAACGGCTGGCGTACGCGCGCTCGCTGGGCGGGGCGCAGTTCAAGCGTTCGGCGCGGCTGGGCCGCGACATTACCGAGAATTTGGCGCTGCTGTTCCGGCAGCAGCTGGCCGTGCCGGCCGCGCCGGTGCCGCGCCAGGCGGCGGCGTCGCTCGAGGGGGCGCCATAA
- a CDS encoding glycosyltransferase translates to MIKVLHVTECLGGVETYLHLLASHINDERISFHFALPRQCSVSAIADARNFGVSYLPIPRKLDPLNDLKAALSLRALVKRVAPQIVHLHSSKAGLVGRLACIGLNVRVVYTPHAYYYLGLRGIKRRVFLMAERFLHRLTDAVLATSPSERDRAIHEVGLPHERAHAILNAVEPRAVPVERRLGAGVKRVIMVARISPQKNIPMFLDVARLFQGRADIEFMLVGYGHYENDRATLDAMLQERGLVEGKDITAIAWMGRTELLELLAHAAVVVLTSHYESFGYVLAEANALAIPVVGTDVDGIKDIIVDGSNGFIVPVDDAASMASSIEAIVGDATLWQTMSEHAVTRAKSEFNIVTQARKFESFYSRAVLA, encoded by the coding sequence ATGATCAAAGTCCTGCACGTGACCGAGTGCCTGGGAGGTGTCGAGACCTACCTGCACCTGCTGGCCTCCCATATCAACGACGAGCGCATCAGCTTCCACTTCGCCCTGCCCAGGCAATGCTCGGTCTCGGCGATTGCCGATGCGCGCAATTTCGGCGTCAGCTACCTGCCGATTCCGCGCAAGCTCGATCCGCTCAACGACCTGAAGGCTGCGCTCAGCCTGCGCGCGCTGGTCAAGCGCGTGGCGCCGCAGATCGTCCACCTGCACAGCTCCAAGGCGGGCCTGGTGGGCCGGCTGGCCTGCATCGGCCTGAACGTGCGCGTGGTCTACACCCCGCATGCCTACTATTACCTGGGCCTGCGCGGCATCAAGCGGCGCGTGTTCCTGATGGCGGAGCGCTTCCTGCACCGGCTTACCGATGCGGTGCTGGCCACCTCGCCGTCGGAGCGCGACCGCGCCATCCATGAGGTGGGCCTGCCGCACGAGCGCGCGCATGCCATCCTGAATGCCGTCGAGCCGCGCGCCGTGCCGGTGGAAAGGCGGCTGGGCGCCGGCGTCAAGCGCGTGATCATGGTGGCGCGCATCAGCCCGCAGAAGAACATCCCCATGTTCCTGGACGTGGCCAGGCTGTTCCAGGGCCGTGCCGACATCGAGTTCATGCTGGTCGGCTACGGCCACTACGAGAATGACCGCGCCACGCTCGATGCCATGCTGCAGGAGCGCGGGCTGGTCGAGGGCAAGGACATCACCGCGATCGCGTGGATGGGACGGACCGAGCTGCTGGAACTGCTGGCGCATGCCGCGGTGGTGGTGCTGACCTCGCACTACGAGAGCTTCGGCTACGTGCTGGCGGAAGCCAATGCGCTGGCGATCCCGGTGGTCGGCACCGACGTCGACGGCATCAAGGACATCATCGTCGACGGCAGCAACGGCTTTATCGTGCCGGTGGACGACGCCGCTTCCATGGCCAGTTCGATCGAAGCCATCGTCGGCGATGCCACGCTGTGGCAAACCATGTCGGAACACGCCGTGACGCGCGCCAAGTCCGAATTCAATATCGTGACCCAGGCCAGGAAGTTCGAGTCCTTCTACTCGCGCGCCGTGCTCGCCTAG
- a CDS encoding polysaccharide biosynthesis tyrosine autokinase has product MNQSTYLPVAAPAQSDEIAAVRYLDVLVANRWLIAAIAFAILALGVAYAFLSRPVYEANILVQVEDSQNSPNGLLGDVSSLFDVKTQATAEIEILRSRMVVGKAVDNLRLYIDAKPKYFPLVGPWIASQSKGLSDPGLFGMGGYAWGAESIEVPTFDVPEALQGESFLLVSLGDGRYRLEQGSLDQPIVGRVGEAVQVHHAVGEVRLLVTALKAKPGIAFNLVRQSRLKTLEQLQQQLNIAEKGKQSGVIGASLEGNDARLTAAILNEIGDEYVAQNINRKAAEAEKSLLFLNNLLPQLKGELERAEVKYNAMRNERGTFNLSEEGKAFLQESVTAETSLLELKQKRAELVTRFAPGHPSMQAIDKQIAALAAKVGAVAGRVKTLPTLEQDTVRLMRDVQVNNDLYVGMLNNMQQLKLVKAGKVGSVRLVDSSPVPEEPVKPKKALVIVLAAVLGVLAGAVVAFVRNALYGGITDPKDIEEHTGLNVYATVPQSEHQLTFSKDIQARKRGHYLLADRFPNEPSVESLRSLRTSLQFAMLDAPNNRVLLTGATAGVGKSFVSVNLAALMAAGGKRVLLVDADMRKGYLNQYFGKDREPGLSDVLAGKLALEDVIHRDVVPGLDFIGTGTIPPNPAELMLKERMVRLLEELSARYDMLMIDTPPVLAVADAAILAERCGTVFLVTRFGKSSIGEISECAKQLGQVNVSVKGVIFNGLDPNAFRYGYGSKYGRYRYAYYGYSQSEKA; this is encoded by the coding sequence ATGAACCAGTCCACTTATCTTCCCGTCGCGGCGCCGGCCCAGTCGGACGAGATTGCCGCCGTCCGCTACCTCGACGTGCTGGTGGCAAACCGCTGGCTGATCGCGGCGATTGCGTTTGCCATCCTGGCGCTCGGCGTTGCCTACGCGTTCCTGTCGCGCCCGGTCTACGAGGCCAACATCCTGGTGCAGGTCGAGGACAGCCAGAACAGCCCGAACGGGCTGCTGGGCGATGTCTCGTCGCTGTTCGACGTCAAGACCCAGGCGACCGCGGAAATCGAGATCCTGCGCTCGCGCATGGTGGTCGGCAAGGCGGTCGACAACCTGCGGCTCTATATCGATGCCAAGCCCAAGTATTTCCCGCTGGTCGGGCCCTGGATCGCCAGCCAGTCGAAGGGCTTGTCCGACCCCGGCCTGTTCGGCATGGGCGGATATGCTTGGGGCGCGGAGTCGATCGAGGTGCCGACCTTCGACGTGCCCGAGGCGCTGCAAGGCGAGAGCTTCCTGCTGGTGAGCCTGGGCGATGGCCGCTACCGGCTCGAGCAGGGCAGCCTGGACCAGCCCATCGTCGGCCGCGTCGGCGAAGCGGTCCAGGTTCACCATGCGGTCGGCGAGGTCCGGCTGTTGGTGACGGCACTGAAGGCCAAGCCCGGCATTGCCTTCAACCTGGTGCGCCAGTCGCGCCTGAAGACGCTGGAGCAGCTGCAGCAGCAGTTGAACATTGCCGAGAAGGGCAAGCAGAGCGGGGTGATCGGGGCCTCGCTGGAAGGCAATGACGCCAGGCTGACGGCGGCGATCCTGAACGAGATCGGCGACGAGTACGTGGCGCAGAACATCAACCGCAAGGCCGCGGAAGCGGAAAAATCGCTGCTGTTCCTCAACAACCTGCTGCCGCAACTGAAGGGCGAGCTCGAACGCGCGGAAGTGAAGTACAACGCGATGCGCAACGAGCGCGGCACCTTCAACCTGAGCGAAGAGGGCAAGGCCTTCCTGCAGGAGAGCGTGACCGCCGAAACCTCGCTGCTGGAACTCAAGCAGAAGCGCGCCGAGCTGGTGACGCGCTTTGCGCCGGGCCATCCGTCGATGCAGGCGATCGACAAGCAGATTGCCGCGCTGGCGGCCAAGGTGGGAGCGGTCGCTGGCCGGGTCAAGACCCTGCCGACGCTGGAGCAGGATACCGTGCGCCTGATGCGCGACGTGCAGGTCAACAACGACCTCTATGTCGGCATGCTGAACAATATGCAGCAGCTCAAGCTGGTGAAGGCCGGCAAGGTCGGCAGCGTGCGCCTGGTCGACAGCTCGCCGGTTCCCGAGGAGCCGGTCAAGCCGAAGAAGGCGCTGGTGATCGTGCTGGCGGCGGTGCTTGGCGTGCTCGCCGGGGCGGTGGTGGCCTTTGTCCGCAATGCCCTGTATGGCGGCATCACCGACCCCAAGGACATCGAGGAACACACCGGGCTCAACGTGTATGCGACGGTGCCTCAGTCCGAACACCAGCTCACGTTCAGCAAGGACATCCAGGCGCGCAAGCGCGGCCACTACCTGCTGGCCGACCGCTTCCCCAACGAGCCCTCGGTGGAAAGCCTGCGCAGCCTGCGCACGTCGCTGCAGTTTGCCATGCTGGATGCGCCCAACAACCGCGTGCTGCTGACCGGTGCCACCGCCGGCGTGGGCAAGTCGTTCGTCTCGGTCAACCTGGCCGCGTTGATGGCCGCGGGCGGCAAGCGCGTGCTGCTGGTCGACGCCGATATGCGCAAGGGCTACCTGAACCAGTATTTCGGCAAGGACCGCGAGCCGGGTTTGTCCGACGTGCTGGCCGGCAAGCTGGCGCTCGAAGACGTGATCCATCGCGACGTGGTGCCGGGACTCGACTTCATCGGCACCGGAACGATTCCGCCGAATCCCGCCGAGCTGATGCTGAAGGAGCGCATGGTCAGGCTGCTGGAAGAGCTCAGCGCGCGCTATGACATGCTGATGATCGACACCCCGCCGGTGCTGGCCGTCGCCGATGCCGCGATCCTGGCCGAACGTTGCGGCACGGTGTTCCTGGTGACGCGCTTCGGCAAGAGCTCGATCGGCGAGATCTCGGAATGCGCCAAGCAATTGGGGCAGGTCAACGTGAGCGTGAAGGGGGTGATTTTCAACGGCCTCGACCCCAATGCCTTCCGCTATGGCTATGGCTCCAAGTACGGGCGCTATCGCTATGCCTACTACGGCTACTCGCAGAGCGAGAAGGCGTAA
- a CDS encoding low molecular weight protein-tyrosine-phosphatase → MIKTVLVVCIGNICRSPMAQGLLRQALPEGEVVSAGLGALSGHAADPHAVDLMSRQGVDISGHRAQQLNHVLVRRADLILVMDGAQRQEIQRLHPATTGRVFRLGELEKFDVPDPYRQPRAAFESALQLIQRGVQSWVPRIRALG, encoded by the coding sequence ATGATCAAGACCGTACTCGTGGTCTGCATCGGCAATATCTGCCGCAGCCCGATGGCACAGGGCCTGCTCAGGCAGGCGCTGCCCGAGGGCGAGGTGGTCTCCGCCGGCCTGGGCGCGCTGTCCGGGCACGCCGCGGATCCGCATGCGGTGGACCTGATGAGCCGCCAGGGCGTGGATATTTCCGGGCACCGGGCGCAGCAACTCAATCACGTGCTGGTACGGCGCGCCGACCTGATACTGGTGATGGACGGCGCGCAGCGGCAGGAGATCCAGCGCCTGCACCCGGCGACCACCGGAAGGGTATTCCGCCTGGGCGAGCTGGAAAAGTTCGATGTGCCCGATCCCTACCGCCAGCCCCGAGCGGCATTCGAGAGCGCGCTGCAGCTGATCCAGCGCGGCGTGCAGTCCTGGGTGCCCCGCATCCGGGCCCTGGGTTAA
- a CDS encoding transcriptional regulator, which produces MRKNTEPLTVFTREQLDSYFASYVGMEGGNPGAAVWFCDSAPHPGLAPLSGPLVPHARPTAWDAAYRYKYRHHMERWQSHQRIARIMSAARARVFKTTMGEQDWKHYFDHHLYGPQGAEFKLSLFPLPARLTDEIPWSKAFRGQPELFPRQRYLDLCRAGRRFAFIDGIRRLWKPKVVICLGERHADDFVQAFGLAQAHATEHVLQPADQPKTLRVLERDGTTWLICPPLAGAGGMMSDVLLDAMGQYLSRWLHPDDFSGHVVGMAQEPVSQP; this is translated from the coding sequence ATGAGAAAGAACACAGAGCCACTTACGGTCTTCACGCGCGAACAGCTGGATTCGTATTTCGCGTCGTACGTAGGGATGGAAGGCGGCAATCCGGGCGCTGCGGTCTGGTTCTGCGACAGCGCTCCGCATCCCGGCCTGGCGCCGCTCTCGGGCCCGCTGGTTCCGCATGCGCGGCCCACCGCCTGGGATGCCGCCTACCGCTACAAGTACCGGCATCACATGGAGCGCTGGCAATCGCACCAGAGGATCGCGCGCATCATGTCGGCGGCGCGCGCCAGGGTGTTCAAGACCACCATGGGCGAGCAGGACTGGAAGCATTACTTCGACCATCACCTGTACGGTCCGCAGGGCGCCGAGTTCAAGCTCAGCCTGTTTCCGCTGCCGGCGCGCCTGACCGACGAGATCCCGTGGTCGAAGGCCTTTCGCGGCCAGCCGGAACTGTTTCCGCGGCAGCGCTATCTCGACCTGTGCCGCGCCGGCCGCCGCTTTGCCTTTATCGACGGCATTCGCCGGCTGTGGAAACCCAAGGTGGTGATATGCCTGGGCGAGCGGCACGCCGACGACTTCGTGCAGGCCTTCGGCCTGGCGCAGGCGCATGCCACCGAACATGTGCTGCAGCCCGCCGACCAGCCCAAGACGCTGCGCGTGCTGGAGCGCGACGGCACCACGTGGCTGATCTGTCCGCCGCTGGCCGGGGCCGGGGGAATGATGTCCGATGTGCTGCTGGACGCGATGGGGCAGTACCTGTCGCGCTGGCTGCACCCTGACGATTTCTCCGGTCACGTCGTCGGCATGGCGCAGGAGCCGGTGAGCCAGCCATGA
- a CDS encoding undecaprenyl-phosphate glucose phosphotransferase, whose translation MFARHHDQLALMARLFDAGAIWVAAILASEARFDTAQAPIHQFIQYFGCAIAFIVLPGFDVYTSWRGRSLLSLAWRLLSAWSLVWLVSLLLTYLLHQTDSLSRLWMVYWYLFALAGLVALRVVSRFVLNVLRVAGANNKRVIIVGFGRTGQEMYRRATASHTTGYKISGIYAAAGEPTPEGRRRINDSADIAAFAREHGIAEIWLTLPMSEHRLMQEIAFSLRNDFIDIKWMPSVLDFDLLNHNVGNFLGMPAVEMNKPPSLGVRGTIKAIFDRTFAALVLIALSPLFLLIAVLIKRDSPGPVFFKQERLGLDGRVIHVYKFRSMKVHAEHGVVTQATKGDSRVTPIGAFLRRTSLDELPQFINVLKGEMSVVGPRPHAMAHNNMYKEQLDFYMLRHRVKPGITGWAQINGYRGETDTLDKMAKRVEHDIFYIRNWSFWLDLRIIFWTAFRGWMGSNAY comes from the coding sequence ATGTTTGCCAGGCACCACGATCAGCTCGCGCTGATGGCTCGCCTGTTCGACGCCGGCGCCATCTGGGTGGCGGCAATCCTGGCCAGTGAAGCGCGCTTCGACACCGCGCAGGCGCCAATCCACCAGTTCATCCAGTACTTTGGCTGCGCCATCGCCTTTATCGTGCTGCCCGGGTTCGACGTGTACACCTCGTGGCGCGGGCGCAGCCTGTTGTCGCTGGCTTGGCGGCTGTTGTCCGCGTGGAGCCTGGTCTGGCTGGTCAGCCTGCTGCTGACCTACCTGCTGCACCAGACCGACTCGCTGTCGCGCTTGTGGATGGTGTACTGGTACCTGTTCGCGCTGGCGGGGCTGGTGGCGTTGCGCGTGGTCAGCCGGTTCGTGCTCAACGTGCTGCGCGTGGCCGGTGCCAACAACAAGCGCGTCATCATCGTCGGCTTCGGCCGCACCGGCCAGGAGATGTACCGCCGCGCCACCGCAAGCCACACCACCGGCTACAAGATCAGCGGCATCTATGCCGCCGCAGGCGAGCCCACGCCCGAAGGACGCCGCCGCATCAACGACAGCGCCGACATTGCCGCGTTCGCACGCGAGCACGGCATTGCCGAGATCTGGCTGACGCTGCCGATGAGCGAGCATCGCCTGATGCAGGAGATTGCCTTCTCGCTGCGCAATGACTTCATCGACATCAAGTGGATGCCGAGCGTGCTCGACTTCGACCTGCTCAACCACAACGTCGGCAACTTCCTCGGCATGCCCGCGGTGGAGATGAACAAGCCGCCTTCGCTCGGCGTGCGCGGCACCATCAAGGCGATCTTCGACCGCACCTTCGCCGCGCTCGTGCTGATCGCGCTGTCGCCGCTGTTCCTGCTGATCGCCGTGCTGATCAAGCGCGACTCGCCCGGCCCGGTGTTCTTCAAGCAGGAGCGGCTCGGGCTGGACGGACGCGTCATCCACGTCTACAAGTTCCGCAGCATGAAGGTGCATGCCGAACACGGCGTCGTCACGCAAGCCACCAAGGGCGACAGCCGGGTCACGCCGATCGGCGCCTTCCTGCGCCGCACCAGCCTGGACGAGCTGCCGCAGTTCATCAACGTGCTGAAGGGCGAGATGAGCGTGGTGGGTCCGCGTCCGCACGCCATGGCGCACAACAACATGTACAAGGAGCAGCTCGACTTCTACATGCTGCGCCACCGCGTCAAGCCGGGCATCACCGGGTGGGCGCAGATCAACGGCTATCGCGGCGAGACCGACACCCTGGACAAGATGGCCAAGCGGGTCGAGCACGACATCTTCTACATCCGCAACTGGTCGTTCTGGCTCGACCTGCGCATCATCTTCTGGACTGCCTTCCGCGGCTGGATGGGCAGCAACGCCTACTGA